The following coding sequences lie in one Mucilaginibacter sp. KACC 22773 genomic window:
- a CDS encoding NADH-quinone oxidoreductase subunit D has protein sequence MTNSKYEEALLNYNKKIADASVEDMVLNMGPQHPSTHGVLRLELITDGEIVKEVIPHIGYLHRCFEKHAESLTYQQTIPFTDRLDYLASMNNSHAFVMGVERMMGIDKDIPKRIEYIRVLVCELNRIASHLIAIGTYGIDIGAFTPFLWCFRDREHIMGMLEWASGSRMLYNYIWVGGLFYDLPVGFEERCRDFVEYFKPKMIELNQLLTDNQVFISRTAGVGVLPLDVAINYGCSGPMLRASGLKWDLRRIDNYSAYPELNFEIPIGTGLMGKVGDCWDRYKVRVDEIEQSVKIVEQCLDRLQKELKRTPDFDPRAKMPRKTIPKPQDYYVRCEGAKGELGFYFVADGKSEIPTRVKARGPSFNNLSVLPEISKGVLIADLIAIVGSIDFVLGEVDR, from the coding sequence ATCACTAATTCAAAATACGAAGAAGCGCTTCTTAACTACAATAAAAAAATTGCAGATGCCAGTGTAGAGGATATGGTGCTTAATATGGGCCCGCAGCATCCATCTACTCACGGCGTTTTGCGCTTGGAACTGATAACCGACGGCGAAATTGTAAAGGAAGTAATACCTCATATTGGTTACCTGCACCGCTGTTTTGAAAAACATGCCGAATCATTAACTTACCAGCAAACCATTCCTTTTACCGACAGGCTTGATTACCTGGCATCGATGAACAACAGCCACGCATTTGTGATGGGTGTTGAACGCATGATGGGTATTGATAAAGATATCCCAAAACGCATTGAATACATCCGTGTGCTGGTATGTGAACTTAATCGCATTGCATCGCACCTGATAGCTATTGGCACCTACGGTATTGATATAGGTGCTTTTACCCCTTTTTTATGGTGCTTTAGGGATAGGGAGCATATTATGGGCATGCTGGAGTGGGCATCCGGATCGCGCATGTTGTATAATTACATTTGGGTAGGTGGCCTGTTTTATGATTTGCCGGTTGGCTTTGAGGAGCGCTGCCGCGATTTTGTGGAGTATTTTAAACCCAAAATGATTGAGCTTAACCAGCTGCTGACCGATAACCAGGTATTTATATCGCGCACGGCAGGTGTTGGCGTGCTACCTTTAGATGTGGCCATTAATTACGGCTGCAGCGGCCCTATGCTGCGGGCATCAGGCCTTAAATGGGATTTACGGCGTATTGATAATTATTCGGCCTACCCCGAGCTTAATTTCGAAATCCCGATAGGTACCGGCCTGATGGGCAAAGTGGGTGACTGCTGGGACCGTTACAAAGTACGTGTCGACGAAATTGAACAATCTGTAAAAATTGTAGAGCAATGCCTTGATCGCCTGCAAAAAGAACTGAAACGCACACCCGATTTTGACCCGCGTGCAAAAATGCCCCGAAAAACTATCCCCAAACCCCAGGATTACTACGTACGCTGCGAAGGCGCCAAAGGCGAACTGGGTTTCTACTTTGTTGCCGACGGCAAATCCGAAATTCCCACCCGTGTAAAAGCCCGTGGGCCAAGCTTTAATAACCTTTCCGTATTGCCCGAAATTTCAAAAGGCGTACTGATTGCCGATTTGATTGCTATAGTAGGATCTATTGATTTTGTGCTGGGTGAGGTAGATAGATAG
- a CDS encoding ATP-binding cassette domain-containing protein has protein sequence MVNTIFSINSATVRFLNNTLFENLTFAINKGENWALVGPSGSGKSALLQTIAGRFNITGGSVTYHFENRPDGNISVTGGTGVKTKLIAIVEPRHHFRNLSNTSDFYYQQRYNSSDSEDALTVNHYLNNIVGEATSGYWTLPRVMLLLNLDPLQDKQLIKLSNGETKRLMLAAALLKNPVLLLLDNPLTGLDLKTRQGFNDIIRQITASGINLIIATAPHEIPEAITNVAVLNAGAIIHELARADFKPEQFITNAGDSIDMTALSSLLNTGKPRVTYNHIVKMESVHIQYGDKVVLDDVNWEIKTGDRWALLGPNGAGKSTLLSLINGDNPQAYANHIVLFDKKRGTGESIWDIKRKIGFVSPELHQYFPTDNSCLQVVESGYYDTLGLFRPSNQQMAAIALQWMKTLEIDQYARILLKNIPASAQRLCLLARALIKNPALLIFDEPCQGMDDHQQLHFKNLVDTLCRLSNVTLIYVTHYQHEIPESVDKVLTLDKGKVVY, from the coding sequence ATGGTTAATACTATTTTTTCTATAAACAGCGCTACTGTAAGATTTTTGAACAACACCCTGTTTGAAAATCTTACATTTGCCATCAATAAAGGCGAAAACTGGGCACTCGTTGGCCCAAGTGGTTCTGGCAAAAGCGCGCTACTGCAAACCATAGCCGGCCGATTTAATATTACCGGCGGCTCAGTTACTTATCATTTTGAAAACAGGCCTGATGGTAATATATCTGTTACCGGCGGTACCGGCGTTAAAACAAAATTAATTGCCATTGTTGAGCCCAGGCACCATTTCCGAAATTTATCAAACACTTCCGACTTTTATTATCAACAGCGCTATAACTCGTCCGATTCAGAGGATGCTTTAACTGTTAATCATTATTTAAATAACATCGTCGGCGAAGCTACAAGTGGATATTGGACTTTACCCAGGGTAATGCTGTTATTAAATCTTGATCCCCTGCAGGATAAACAATTGATAAAATTATCAAACGGCGAAACAAAACGCCTGATGCTTGCGGCTGCCCTACTTAAAAATCCTGTTTTATTATTGCTCGATAATCCGCTAACCGGCCTTGATTTAAAAACAAGGCAGGGGTTTAATGATATTATCAGGCAGATAACCGCATCGGGCATTAATTTAATTATTGCTACCGCACCACATGAAATTCCCGAAGCCATTACCAACGTGGCCGTGCTAAACGCGGGTGCGATTATTCATGAACTTGCCAGGGCTGATTTTAAACCGGAGCAGTTTATTACCAATGCCGGCGATAGTATTGACATGACAGCGCTTAGCAGTTTATTAAACACTGGTAAACCACGCGTAACCTATAACCATATAGTAAAAATGGAAAGCGTTCACATTCAATACGGCGACAAAGTAGTGCTGGATGATGTAAACTGGGAAATTAAAACAGGCGATCGCTGGGCTTTGCTTGGCCCCAATGGTGCGGGCAAATCAACATTGCTCAGTTTAATAAATGGCGATAACCCGCAGGCTTACGCCAACCACATTGTTTTATTTGATAAAAAACGCGGAACAGGTGAAAGTATCTGGGATATCAAAAGAAAAATAGGTTTTGTATCGCCCGAGCTGCATCAATATTTCCCGACGGATAACAGTTGCCTACAGGTAGTTGAATCGGGATACTATGATACATTGGGCTTATTTAGGCCAAGCAACCAGCAAATGGCAGCTATTGCCTTGCAATGGATGAAAACGCTTGAAATTGACCAATATGCCCGGATACTTTTAAAAAACATACCCGCAAGTGCCCAGCGTTTATGCTTACTTGCCCGGGCGCTGATTAAAAATCCTGCACTGCTTATTTTTGATGAACCCTGCCAGGGAATGGATGACCATCAGCAACTTCACTTTAAAAACCTGGTAGATACCCTTTGCAGGTTAAGCAATGTAACCCTGATTTATGTAACCCACTACCAGCATGAAATCCCCGAGAGTGTTGACAAAGTTTTAACACTCGATAAAGGGAAAGTTGTTTATTAG
- a CDS encoding phosphatidate cytidylyltransferase, which translates to MKKIHLLMIGLVLSTLSGCSVITGIFKAGAVVGVISVIVVVLVIVWLISLFRK; encoded by the coding sequence ATGAAAAAAATTCATTTATTGATGATCGGGTTAGTCCTTTCTACACTAAGCGGCTGCTCTGTTATCACCGGGATATTTAAGGCGGGCGCCGTAGTTGGCGTGATATCAGTTATTGTTGTTGTTTTGGTTATCGTGTGGCTTATTTCACTATTTAGGAAGTGA
- a CDS encoding AAA family ATPase: MFKPPPQIQIIRNEVDAFTKRKIQAGKFDKVFHGLSILKTKPARAWMEQEYGKPIPRMLFGAFWFEHELCVLFADTNLGKSILAVQIAEGLTRCDTVEPFYNKCNEPQIVLYIDFELSSKQFEIRYHSHQWGSHLFAEGFYRAEYDPEGDDPVCYEKYEEYIESAIKSAIQKTKATVLIIDNITYMTHGTGNAASAMPLMKSLKAIKTQYNLSVLVIAHTPKRDGRKPITANDLQGSKMFMNFADSAFAIGQSQNTPGLRYIKQIKQRTGQELYGANNVCLVKLENDYTFLRYKFVDYAHEADHLCPPDKVNNHELQQRIANLHAQGISFRKMARELKLSVSTVVRVVQKINVDPEQENAPC; encoded by the coding sequence ATGTTTAAACCACCTCCCCAAATTCAAATCATCCGCAATGAAGTGGATGCCTTTACCAAACGTAAAATACAGGCCGGTAAGTTTGATAAAGTTTTTCATGGCCTGAGCATTTTAAAAACCAAACCCGCCAGGGCCTGGATGGAGCAGGAATACGGAAAACCTATACCCCGTATGCTTTTCGGCGCCTTTTGGTTCGAGCACGAACTATGTGTGCTGTTTGCCGATACCAACCTCGGAAAATCCATCCTGGCTGTGCAAATTGCAGAAGGCTTAACCAGATGCGATACCGTTGAGCCGTTTTATAATAAATGCAACGAACCTCAAATCGTACTTTATATCGATTTTGAATTGAGTTCTAAACAATTCGAGATCCGCTACCACAGCCATCAATGGGGCAGCCACCTGTTTGCCGAAGGCTTTTACCGCGCGGAGTACGATCCCGAAGGCGACGACCCGGTTTGTTACGAAAAGTACGAGGAGTATATCGAATCGGCCATTAAATCGGCTATCCAAAAAACCAAAGCCACGGTACTCATCATCGATAACATTACCTACATGACACATGGTACCGGCAATGCGGCCAGCGCCATGCCGCTCATGAAATCGCTCAAGGCCATCAAAACGCAATATAATTTAAGCGTGCTTGTAATAGCGCATACGCCAAAGCGCGACGGACGCAAGCCCATTACCGCCAACGATTTACAAGGCAGTAAAATGTTTATGAATTTTGCCGATAGCGCCTTTGCCATAGGCCAAAGCCAAAACACACCCGGCCTGCGTTATATTAAGCAAATTAAACAGCGTACCGGCCAGGAACTATACGGCGCAAACAACGTGTGCCTGGTTAAACTCGAAAACGATTACACATTTTTGCGTTACAAGTTTGTGGATTATGCCCACGAGGCCGACCACCTTTGCCCGCCCGACAAGGTAAACAACCACGAACTGCAGCAACGCATAGCCAACCTGCATGCACAGGGCATCTCCTTCCGTAAAATGGCCCGCGAGTTAAAACTATCCGTATCAACCGTGGTGCGCGTGGTTCAAAAAATCAATGTCGATCCTGAACAGGAAAATGCACCCTGTTAA
- a CDS encoding S1C family serine protease, whose amino-acid sequence MSENLILELIDRYLNGDMTAAERAEFETLRKNDANVDSKVIEHKLFVGLIKQYGERIELEKRLDAIHSEIDVHTLKEELMIHPNWIVSMWRHHHSKISVAASIAIFAILSTLFFTGKLNNRDLSYEQLKGQIKRVEDKANDLQNQTNTIIKETHVKPRNTNPGKYRGTGFALSSNGYIATDFHVVEGADSVDVQNAAGESFHAKVIYTEPQYDIAILQINDPAFKDLGNVPYNFKKSLSDLGEDVYTFGYPSGEENFGPGSLTARNGHSGDSTEYQVSIPVNPGNSGGPLLDSKGNVIGIISGRQPDVAGAGFAKKSTFLLKAIQNIPADSLSKDLTLSTKNTLAGLSRPQQVRKLKNYVFMVKVY is encoded by the coding sequence ATGAGCGAGAACCTTATTCTGGAATTGATTGACAGGTACCTTAACGGCGATATGACCGCCGCCGAGCGTGCCGAATTTGAGACATTGCGTAAAAACGACGCTAATGTTGACAGCAAGGTAATAGAACACAAACTATTTGTAGGGCTAATTAAACAATACGGCGAACGTATTGAGCTGGAAAAACGACTGGATGCTATCCACAGCGAAATAGATGTGCATACACTGAAAGAAGAGTTGATGATACATCCTAACTGGATAGTTAGCATGTGGAGGCATCACCATTCAAAAATATCGGTGGCTGCATCAATAGCTATTTTCGCAATATTAAGCACTTTGTTTTTTACAGGGAAACTTAATAATCGTGATTTAAGCTATGAACAATTAAAGGGGCAGATTAAGAGAGTTGAGGATAAAGCCAATGACTTACAAAATCAAACAAATACTATTATAAAAGAAACCCATGTCAAGCCGAGAAATACAAATCCGGGTAAATACAGGGGTACTGGTTTCGCTTTATCATCCAATGGCTATATAGCAACAGATTTTCATGTTGTAGAGGGTGCCGATTCGGTAGATGTTCAGAATGCAGCAGGCGAATCATTTCATGCTAAGGTGATCTATACTGAGCCACAATATGATATAGCAATATTGCAAATTAATGATCCTGCATTTAAAGATCTTGGTAATGTGCCTTACAATTTCAAAAAATCACTTAGCGATTTAGGCGAAGATGTTTATACCTTCGGATACCCAAGTGGTGAAGAAAATTTCGGTCCCGGATCGTTAACTGCGAGGAATGGTCATTCCGGAGATTCTACAGAATACCAGGTTTCTATCCCGGTTAACCCGGGTAATAGCGGCGGCCCGTTATTGGATAGCAAGGGGAATGTTATTGGTATCATCAGTGGCAGACAGCCCGATGTGGCCGGTGCAGGATTTGCAAAAAAATCGACCTTTTTACTAAAGGCGATACAGAATATACCAGCTGACTCATTGAGTAAAGATTTAACCTTAAGCACAAAGAATACCCTTGCCGGCCTAAGCCGCCCGCAACAAGTCAGAAAACTAAAAAATTATGTATTCATGGTTAAAGTTTATTAA
- a CDS encoding RNA polymerase sigma factor: MNKDLKASAPTDSEIVLGILNNSEIVLKRLYTTYFPMILQLIINNNGNEDDAKDIYQEAIIVLYNKIKSGEFELSSKLKTYIYSVCRRLWLKRLSQMNRYGGDIRDFEEYLPVDDEVEKHNDRDIQFNKMEAALQLLGEPCKTIMEDFYIHNRSMQEICERFGYTNADNAKTQKYKCLQRLKKLFFQQK, from the coding sequence GTGAATAAAGACTTAAAAGCTTCGGCACCAACAGACAGCGAAATAGTTCTTGGGATACTTAACAATTCGGAAATAGTACTGAAAAGGCTATACACAACCTATTTCCCGATGATATTACAGTTAATTATCAACAATAACGGAAACGAGGATGATGCCAAGGATATATACCAGGAAGCTATCATTGTTCTTTATAATAAGATAAAATCGGGCGAGTTTGAGTTAAGCAGCAAGCTTAAAACATACATTTATTCGGTTTGCCGCAGGCTTTGGCTTAAAAGGTTAAGCCAGATGAACAGGTATGGAGGCGATATCAGGGATTTTGAAGAGTACCTGCCTGTTGATGATGAGGTTGAAAAACATAATGACCGGGATATACAGTTTAATAAAATGGAGGCAGCCCTTCAGTTGTTAGGCGAACCCTGTAAAACCATTATGGAAGATTTTTATATACATAACAGATCGATGCAGGAGATCTGTGAACGTTTTGGGTATACCAATGCCGATAATGCCAAAACGCAAAAGTATAAATGCCTGCAAAGGCTGAAGAAATTATTTTTTCAGCAGAAGTAA
- a CDS encoding SDR family oxidoreductase, with the protein MKKVILVTGASSGLGLATATALAAQGHTVYGTTRDIKRISDVSFMPLQMDVTDDASVNAAIATIIKAEGKIDVLVNNAGNGITGPLYAMPVDAAKKQFEVNFFGVVRVSSAVLPGMIEKGTGLVINIGSLAGLFGLPYQGLYSASKFAIEGYSESLRMELQNTGVKVSVVNPGDFKTDFTGNREKLPFTIKNDKLKAEFDAAVAAMEKDESIGAAPSKLAAQIVKIVGKSKPAHSYLVGAIGQTIVPTLKAILPGSVFVKLMNDHYGIK; encoded by the coding sequence ATGAAAAAAGTAATTCTTGTAACAGGGGCATCATCCGGTTTAGGTTTGGCTACCGCAACAGCACTTGCTGCCCAGGGCCATACTGTTTATGGTACCACGCGCGATATCAAACGCATCAGTGATGTATCATTTATGCCTTTACAAATGGATGTTACCGATGATGCATCTGTAAACGCGGCTATTGCAACTATTATTAAAGCCGAAGGCAAGATTGATGTTTTGGTTAATAACGCAGGTAACGGTATTACCGGCCCGCTTTATGCCATGCCGGTTGATGCTGCAAAAAAACAGTTTGAAGTTAACTTTTTTGGCGTTGTACGGGTAAGCAGCGCCGTTTTGCCGGGTATGATTGAAAAGGGTACAGGGCTTGTTATCAACATTGGCTCGCTGGCCGGTTTATTTGGCCTGCCTTACCAGGGCTTATACAGCGCATCAAAATTCGCGATAGAAGGATACTCCGAAAGCCTGCGTATGGAATTGCAAAATACAGGCGTTAAGGTATCGGTTGTAAATCCTGGTGACTTTAAAACTGACTTTACCGGCAACCGCGAAAAATTACCTTTCACCATTAAAAATGATAAACTTAAAGCCGAGTTTGACGCAGCCGTTGCCGCCATGGAAAAAGATGAAAGCATTGGTGCTGCACCTTCAAAACTGGCAGCTCAAATTGTAAAAATAGTAGGCAAATCAAAACCCGCACACAGCTATTTGGTGGGTGCCATAGGCCAAACCATAGTGCCTACTCTTAAGGCTATTTTACCAGGCTCCGTTTTTGTAAAATTAATGAACGACCATTACGGGATTAAGTAG
- a CDS encoding PA2169 family four-helix-bundle protein, giving the protein MENSQATTEVLNDLVQINNDRIKGYERALKDLKDGESDLRMLFLSLIDASNRYKNELGKEVEVLGKDIDTGTSTSGKIHRAWLDVKAAFTAHDTHDILEECEFGEDAIVKAYRQALDEEYIPAFLRDIITRQQAEILDAHDEIKALRDSVH; this is encoded by the coding sequence ATGGAAAATTCACAAGCAACAACAGAAGTTTTAAATGACCTGGTTCAGATTAATAACGACAGGATAAAAGGGTATGAGCGTGCCCTTAAAGATTTAAAAGATGGCGAAAGCGATTTGAGGATGCTTTTTTTAAGTTTGATTGACGCAAGCAACCGTTATAAAAATGAATTGGGTAAAGAAGTTGAGGTGTTGGGCAAAGATATTGACACAGGCACTTCAACCAGTGGTAAAATACACCGGGCCTGGCTGGATGTAAAAGCCGCCTTTACTGCTCATGATACGCACGATATTTTAGAAGAGTGCGAATTTGGCGAAGACGCTATTGTAAAAGCCTACCGGCAAGCGCTGGACGAAGAATATATTCCCGCATTTTTACGCGATATTATAACCAGGCAACAAGCCGAAATATTGGATGCGCACGACGAAATAAAAGCATTACGCGATAGTGTTCACTAA
- a CDS encoding MFS transporter: MQEKNNKKTIWGWAMFDWANQSYNMVITSTIFPAYYVGITQYNNPTGMVTFFGHRYVNTVLSNYILGLSYLIIVALLPILTSIADYKGHKKLYMQLFTWLGVLACFGLYFFEMKTFEFGMICFGLASVGYCGGFVFYNSYLPQIATIDKQDAVSAKGFIYGFAGSIVVQVLCLVFVQWHAWFGMTEDKSAQLSFLIVALWWIGFSLIPFYLLPKGTPNAGSHEYNVFTGGFKELAKVFKKVKQLPLLKRFLPAFFFYSVGVQTILLVAANFAAKELKMPDDALIGIILVIQVVAIIGAAITAKASEKYGNVKALSVIVGMWCVICACVYFIANANQFYVAAVFVGLVMGAVQSLSRSTYSKYIPPNIPDTASYFSFYDVTEKLSIVVGLFTFGFVEGWTGEMRDSALVLDCFFSIGFVLLITLLIFERKMKAVEALA, encoded by the coding sequence ATGCAAGAAAAAAACAACAAAAAAACCATCTGGGGATGGGCTATGTTCGATTGGGCCAACCAGTCGTATAACATGGTAATAACATCTACCATATTTCCGGCTTATTATGTAGGTATTACGCAATACAATAACCCTACGGGTATGGTTACTTTTTTTGGGCACCGGTATGTAAATACAGTGCTGTCAAATTATATCCTCGGGCTATCATACCTAATCATCGTAGCGCTATTGCCAATTTTAACTTCCATCGCCGATTACAAGGGCCACAAAAAACTGTACATGCAACTGTTTACTTGGCTGGGGGTACTTGCCTGTTTTGGTTTGTATTTTTTTGAGATGAAGACCTTTGAGTTTGGGATGATATGTTTCGGGCTGGCCTCTGTGGGGTATTGCGGCGGCTTTGTATTTTATAACTCCTACCTGCCGCAAATAGCCACCATCGATAAACAGGATGCGGTAAGCGCCAAGGGTTTTATTTATGGTTTTGCCGGTAGTATTGTGGTACAGGTGCTTTGTTTGGTATTTGTGCAATGGCACGCCTGGTTTGGGATGACGGAAGATAAATCGGCCCAGCTTTCTTTTCTGATAGTTGCCTTATGGTGGATAGGCTTCTCGCTTATTCCATTTTACCTTTTACCCAAGGGGACGCCAAATGCAGGATCGCATGAGTATAATGTGTTTACCGGTGGCTTTAAGGAGTTGGCTAAAGTTTTCAAAAAAGTTAAACAGCTGCCCCTATTAAAACGTTTTTTACCGGCGTTCTTCTTTTACTCGGTAGGGGTGCAAACTATTTTGCTTGTGGCGGCCAACTTTGCCGCCAAAGAGCTTAAAATGCCCGATGATGCATTAATAGGCATAATACTGGTTATCCAGGTGGTGGCTATAATTGGAGCTGCTATAACGGCTAAAGCATCAGAAAAATATGGCAACGTTAAAGCCCTATCGGTTATAGTAGGGATGTGGTGTGTAATATGCGCATGCGTTTACTTTATTGCCAATGCAAACCAGTTTTACGTTGCCGCTGTTTTTGTTGGCTTGGTTATGGGGGCCGTACAGTCGTTATCGCGTTCAACCTATTCTAAATACATCCCGCCGAACATCCCCGATACAGCATCGTATTTCAGCTTTTATGATGTCACCGAAAAATTATCAATTGTAGTAGGTCTGTTTACTTTCGGCTTTGTAGAGGGATGGACAGGCGAAATGCGCGATTCGGCCCTGGTGCTTGATTGTTTCTTTTCAATCGGGTTTGTTTTACTGATTACGCTGTTGATTTTTGAACGGAAAATGAAGGCGGTCGAAGCGTTGGCGTAA
- a CDS encoding carboxypeptidase-like regulatory domain-containing protein, with protein MRLYRLSLILFLLFPFVILAQTATITGRVVHGESKSPLANASVFLNNATYGTSTAEDGTFTLSGIKPGQYDLIVTVVGYEDYSQTVQVGHVPLKLDISLTQKVLMLREVVISSNADWKKNYEQFRREFIGTTENSKLCKVLNPRVLNLNYHRSKQRLEADADEFLVMENKALGYRTKYLLKNFVSDGIEHTIQYSGRALFENLPGSAEQKRIWKHKREEAYYGSPQHFFRSLYKDKLKEEGFEAHDFTRALNRERPPEELIQQKIKRYKETNRDSVMHWYKLSNLTKWSDENVVKIPYQPMEILRSTPEAGIYAITFPHFLYVVYTKKHELTEFKDVYRPLDMENFETSIITLYGTYALFDNNGTVISNPAPLYEGTWSKAKLCDLLPVDYEPGD; from the coding sequence ATGCGGCTGTACCGGTTATCCCTGATTTTATTTTTACTGTTCCCGTTTGTTATTTTGGCGCAAACAGCAACCATTACGGGCCGGGTAGTGCATGGCGAAAGTAAATCGCCATTGGCCAATGCAAGCGTGTTTTTAAATAACGCTACTTATGGCACCTCAACTGCCGAGGATGGCACGTTTACCCTTTCGGGTATTAAGCCCGGCCAGTACGATCTTATTGTTACAGTAGTGGGATATGAGGATTACTCGCAAACGGTGCAGGTAGGCCATGTGCCCTTAAAGCTCGATATATCCCTCACCCAAAAAGTATTGATGTTGCGCGAAGTTGTGATAAGCAGCAATGCCGACTGGAAAAAAAATTACGAACAATTCAGGAGGGAATTTATTGGCACCACCGAAAACTCTAAATTGTGCAAAGTGCTTAACCCGCGCGTGCTTAACCTTAATTATCACCGCAGTAAACAACGGCTGGAAGCTGATGCTGATGAGTTTTTGGTGATGGAGAACAAGGCTTTAGGGTACCGCACCAAATATTTACTTAAAAACTTTGTAAGTGATGGTATTGAGCATACCATACAATACTCGGGCAGGGCATTGTTTGAAAACCTGCCGGGATCGGCCGAACAAAAAAGAATATGGAAACACAAACGTGAGGAAGCTTACTACGGCTCGCCCCAGCATTTTTTCAGGTCGTTATATAAAGACAAATTAAAGGAAGAGGGTTTTGAAGCTCACGACTTTACCCGAGCCCTTAACCGCGAACGGCCACCAGAAGAACTGATACAGCAAAAAATAAAAAGGTATAAAGAAACCAACCGCGACTCGGTTATGCACTGGTACAAACTAAGCAACCTAACCAAATGGAGCGACGAAAATGTGGTGAAGATTCCGTACCAGCCGATGGAAATTTTGCGCAGTACACCTGAAGCCGGCATTTACGCCATTACCTTTCCGCACTTTTTGTACGTGGTATATACCAAAAAGCACGAACTTACCGAATTTAAGGATGTATACCGCCCGCTGGATATGGAAAACTTTGAAACCAGCATTATTACCCTTTACGGTACTTACGCCTTGTTTGATAACAACGGCACCGTAATATCAAATCCCGCCCCTCTTTACGAGGGTACCTGGTCAAAAGCCAAGCTATGCGATTTACTGCCGGTTGATTATGAGCCGGGGGACTAA